A genome region from Nicotiana tabacum cultivar K326 chromosome 13, ASM71507v2, whole genome shotgun sequence includes the following:
- the LOC142168096 gene encoding uncharacterized protein LOC142168096, which yields MEKYRRKLGIHVTYANVNGKIWAFVDEEIDVDIVMDMEQQMTLKLFHRNLNKELYLVGGDFNVILSEEEKYEGLRVYLSKVEEFAHCVDTCALHDLRFKGIMYTWWNGMSDIDWIFNRLDRFLANQQFLDLFPALEVVHLIKYGSDHAPLLLSCNIDIVQIKKPFKFLNFRTNHESFLNLVKENWEADSMGNPFIIFQSKLKKVKSALAAWSKETFRDIFKQIAALEDVIKVHEIMFELNPTVQNRAKLHKVEADYIRYYHLEEEFWRQKASMQWFKDGDRNTKFFHAYVRGKRKRLQLSRILDKNDNWLETQEDMAREAVEFFQDQFTEERIPTNLDIIQDVSRLVSNDQNAKLCWEVIGEDILNMVSAFFNGAELPRFTTHTNLVLLPKKKNVATFSGMRPISLSNFSNKVISRVIHERLVELLPSLISPNQAGFVKGRNIVENILLTQEIVLRHTGFGEIFIDMIFRLVSNNWYSVLLNGQANGFFKSSRGVKKGDPPPPVLFILASEVLGRALDSLFGKPDFIGFGMPKWIQNINYLSYADDTIILCSSYYGAV from the exons ATGGAGAAGTATAGAAGAAAACTAGGGATCCATGTTACCTATGCTAATGTAAATGGCAAGATATGGGCTTTTGTTGATGAAGAAATTGATGTTGACATTGTGATGGACATGGAACAACAAATGACATTGAAGCTATTTCATAGGAATTTGAATAAGGAATTATAT CTTGTTGGAGGGGATTTTAATGTGATTTTATCCGAGGAAGAGAAATATGAGGGCCTTCGAGTTTATTTGAGTAAAGTAGAAGAGTTTGCACATTGTGTGGACACATGTGCATTGCATGATCTCCGCTTCAAAGGGATCATGTATACTTGGTGGAATGGAATGTCTGATATTGATTGGATATTTAATAGGCTTGATAGATTCTTGGCAAATCAGCAGTTCCTTGATTTGTTCCCAGCGTTAGAAGTTGTGCACCTTATCAAGTATGGTTCAGACCATGCTCCTCTCTTATTGTCATGTAATATTGATATTGTCCAAATAAAGAAACCCTTCAagtttctcaattttcggaccaATCATGAGTCTTTTCTGAATCTAGTGAAGGAAAATTGGGAAGCTGACTCTATGGGGAATCCATTCATCATATTCCAAAGCAAATTGAAGAAGGTGAAGTCAGCACTGGCAGCCTGGAGCAAGGAGACTTTTAGGGATATATTCAAACAAATTGCAGCATTGGAGGATGTTATTAAGGTACACGAGATTATGTTTGAACTAAATCCAACAGTTCAAAATAGGGCTAAGCTGCACAAAGTAGAAGCTGATTATATAAGATATTATCATCTAGAAGAAGAATTTTGGAGGCAAAAGGCTAGTATGCAATGGTTTAAAGATGGTGATAGGAATACTAAGTTTTTTCATGCTTATGTGAGAGGCAAGAGGAAAAGGCTACAACTATCCagaattctggacaaaaatgaTAATTGGCTGGAAACACAAGAAGACATGGCAAGGGAGGCAGTTGAGTTTTTCCAGGATCAATTCACAGAGGAGAGAATACCTACCAACTTAGACATTATTCAGGATGTCTCTAGGTTGGTGTCTAATGATCAAAATGCAAAATTGTG TTGGGAAGTTATAGGTGAGGACATCCTTAACATGGTGAGTGCTTTCTTTAATGGTGCAGAATTACCAAGGTTCACAACTCACACAAATCTTGTCTtgcttccaaagaagaagaatgTTGCAACATTTTCTGGTATGAGGCCAATCAGTTTGAGTAACTTCTCCAACAAGGTCATATCTAGAGTGATCCATGAGAGGTTAGTTGAGCTTCTACCTTCACTAATCTCTCCTAATCAGGCTGGCTTTGTTAAGGGGAGGAACATAGTGGAAAACATCCTGCTTACTCAAGAGATC GTGTTGAGGCACACGGGGTTTGGAGAGATCTTCATTGATATGATATTCAGATTAGTGTCCAATAACTGGTACTCAGTTCTATTGAATGGGCAGGCCAATGGATTCTTTAAATCTTCAAGGGGTGTAAAGAAAGGTGATCCTCCTCCCCCTGTATTGTTCATTCTAGCATCTGAAGTGCTTGGGAGAGCCTTGGATTCTTTGTTTGGCAAACCAGATTTCATAGGCTTTGGCATGCCAAAGTGGATCCAAAACATCAATTATCTATCCTATGCAGATGATACTATTATATTATGTTCTTCTTATTATGGGGCAGTCTAG